The Neoarius graeffei isolate fNeoGra1 chromosome 7, fNeoGra1.pri, whole genome shotgun sequence genome includes a region encoding these proteins:
- the si:ch211-250c4.5 gene encoding uncharacterized protein si:ch211-250c4.5, protein MQRETAEEQLDMTKKELKLIHDGYKIKTLQLQEQHKSCMEQLEAKMTECETLSEVVSKLKKDEHVIQEELRCLQKEKAKAAIESKKEMERMRGAVNLLEHERKLLLDEMGDLRKDYFSLSDRITQRLEQLEQTDVAMSITDISSNHHRTSKTNNTVGQITSNMDMIEHIRRKLEEEENIQQK, encoded by the exons ATGCAAAGAGAGACTGCTGAAGAACAGCTGGACAtgacaaaaaaagaattaaaACTAATTCATGATGGGTATAAAATTAAGACACTTCAGCTACAGGAGCAACACAAGTCCTGTATGGAACAGTTAGAAGCTAAAATGACAGAGTGTGAGACTTTAAGTGAAGTTGTCTCTAAACTGAAAAAAGATGAGCATGTGATTCAAGAGGAGCTGCGATGCCTTCAAAAAGAAAAGGCAAAGGCTGCGATCGAGAGCAAAAAGGAGATGGAGAGAATGAGAGGGGCTGTGAATCTGCTGGAGCATGAGAGAAAACTGCTTCTGGATGAGATGGGAGACTTGAGAAAAGATTACTTTAGCCTCAGTGATCGCATCACACAGAGACTTGAACAACTGGAACAGACAGATGTTGCCATGTCCATCACAGACATTTCGTCCAATCATCACAGAACATCCAAGACAAATAACACAGTTGGCCAAATTACATCAAATATGGACA TGATCGAGCATATAAGGAGGAAACTGGAGGAAGAAGAAAACATCCAGCAGAAATAA